From one Bacteroides eggerthii genomic stretch:
- a CDS encoding glycosyltransferase yields the protein MMEKLYIIILNWNGYNYTKDCLISLKNEVGIDYTIILVDNHSEQNEYELLKSYCQSHYLMCVCYDEQQARNGGEVDTERKLLSIDSQDKIVLIRNSDNLGFAAGNNVALDYVEKLGYKYVLLLNNDTEIAENAISKLFSFALEHSQFTAFVPQIRLFDPSNRIWNCGGKITWYGARFYYYSNEHIQNVPQTGYKEIDYATGCALLFDMNRTGKLTERFFFGEEDFEFSLRLKKKSLKKVCLYSSVIYHKVSLSQNKISNNNIGKACYHYAIRLADLKEYQNKLLWIVSVCIYSVFSVFTLKCNYGASLMQCFTIQREIFRLLKKNDFSKYIFLQTLKLCK from the coding sequence ATGATGGAAAAACTTTACATTATTATATTAAATTGGAATGGTTATAATTATACTAAAGATTGTCTCATATCTTTGAAAAATGAGGTGGGTATAGATTATACCATTATTCTAGTTGATAATCATTCAGAACAAAATGAATATGAGTTATTGAAGTCTTATTGCCAAAGTCACTATTTAATGTGTGTATGCTATGATGAACAGCAAGCAAGAAATGGTGGAGAAGTAGACACTGAAAGAAAATTGTTGAGTATTGATAGCCAAGATAAAATCGTACTTATTAGAAATTCAGATAATTTAGGATTTGCGGCTGGGAATAATGTGGCATTAGACTATGTTGAAAAACTCGGGTATAAATATGTCTTATTGTTGAATAACGATACAGAAATAGCAGAAAATGCAATTTCTAAACTGTTCTCTTTTGCATTAGAACATTCTCAGTTTACTGCATTTGTTCCTCAGATTCGTTTATTTGATCCTTCAAATCGTATATGGAATTGTGGGGGGAAAATTACTTGGTATGGTGCTCGTTTCTATTATTATTCTAATGAACATATACAGAATGTACCTCAGACGGGATATAAAGAAATTGATTATGCAACAGGTTGTGCACTTCTTTTTGATATGAATCGCACAGGGAAATTGACTGAGCGTTTTTTCTTTGGAGAAGAAGATTTTGAGTTCTCTTTAAGATTAAAAAAGAAATCGTTAAAAAAAGTTTGTTTATATTCTTCTGTGATTTATCATAAAGTGAGCTTGTCTCAAAATAAAATATCAAATAATAATATAGGAAAGGCTTGTTATCATTATGCCATAAGACTGGCAGATTTAAAAGAATACCAAAATAAATTATTATGGATAGTTTCTGTATGTATATATAGTGTATTTTCTGTGTTTACATTAAAATGTAATTATGGGGCATCATTAATGCAATGTTTTACCATTCAGAGAGAAATATTTAGGCTACTAAAAAAAAATGATTTTAGTAAATATATATTTTTACAAACTCTAAAACTATGTAAATAA
- a CDS encoding oligosaccharide flippase family protein — MYFKKEYRRVFENFCSLSVLNIANYIFPIILIPYLTMVLGVEKYGIYIYAYTIMNYFTLFVSYGFEYSATKKVSLIRDNHKMLEEIYSSIMLLRFIFNILVSLIVTFLVLFIPFFKDEATLYSCGILLVWGQTIMPLWLYQGLEKMKFITLISFLSRLMSVLLIFALVRKTHDYSDVLLLQGLGYIIGAIISLYVVFFHLHIKFRIPHKKMLYTELKDGWYLFLSTIGMNFYRESNILLLGFFTNYSVVGVYAPAEKVIKAFQSLTSPFVNAIYPFFSRKISSNKGVESYYKIGRFFSSVLFVISLMLICISPFLVKTFLDESYYKSILDIQIMAFVILFGGMNFYYGIIGLVNMGYSKKFVACVWKAGFFSLVLCSLLSIVLKDRGAAISMIVSEILLLILIWKELKKIEE, encoded by the coding sequence ATGTATTTTAAAAAAGAATATCGTAGAGTTTTTGAAAATTTTTGTTCATTATCTGTTTTGAATATAGCGAACTATATTTTTCCTATTATTTTAATACCTTATTTAACTATGGTATTGGGAGTAGAAAAATATGGAATATATATTTATGCTTATACAATAATGAATTATTTTACTCTTTTTGTCTCATATGGTTTTGAATATTCAGCAACTAAAAAAGTATCCCTTATACGCGATAATCATAAAATGTTAGAAGAAATATATTCTTCTATTATGTTACTACGTTTTATTTTTAATATTTTGGTTTCGTTGATAGTTACTTTTCTTGTATTATTTATTCCATTTTTTAAAGATGAGGCTACTTTATATTCATGTGGGATATTATTAGTTTGGGGGCAGACCATAATGCCATTATGGTTGTATCAAGGGCTTGAGAAAATGAAATTTATAACATTAATTTCTTTTTTGTCTCGATTAATGTCAGTGTTACTGATTTTTGCATTAGTTCGTAAAACACATGATTATAGTGATGTTTTACTTTTGCAGGGATTAGGATATATTATAGGAGCTATTATCTCATTGTATGTTGTTTTTTTTCATTTACATATAAAGTTTAGGATTCCTCATAAAAAAATGCTATATACGGAGTTAAAAGATGGATGGTATCTTTTTCTTTCGACAATTGGTATGAATTTCTATCGTGAGTCTAATATCCTTTTATTAGGCTTTTTCACAAATTACTCAGTGGTAGGCGTGTATGCTCCTGCAGAGAAAGTAATTAAGGCATTCCAATCGTTGACTTCTCCTTTTGTAAATGCAATCTATCCTTTTTTTAGTAGAAAAATATCTAGTAATAAAGGAGTAGAATCTTATTATAAAATAGGTCGTTTTTTTTCTTCTGTATTGTTTGTTATATCATTGATGCTTATATGTATCTCTCCGTTCTTAGTGAAGACATTTTTAGATGAGAGTTATTATAAATCTATATTAGACATACAAATAATGGCTTTCGTCATATTATTTGGTGGTATGAATTTTTATTATGGCATAATAGGCTTAGTAAATATGGGATATTCTAAAAAGTTTGTAGCTTGTGTGTGGAAAGCAGGTTTTTTTAGTTTAGTACTGTGCTCTTTATTATCGATTGTCTTGAAAGATAGAGGTGCTGCCATTTCTATGATTGTATCTGAAATACTTTTACTTATTCTAATATGGAAAGAATTGAAAAAAATAGAGGAATAA
- the wecB gene encoding non-hydrolyzing UDP-N-acetylglucosamine 2-epimerase: MKKVMLVFGTRPEAIKMAPLVKEFQKYPEEFQTIVCVTGQHREMLDQVLRIFDIVPDYDLDIMKQGQDLYDVTARVLTGMREVLQESQPDLVLVHGDTTTSTAAALAAFYQQIPVGHIEAGLRTHNIYSPWPEEMNRQITGRIATYHFSPTLLSRQNLLKEGIHNSFITVTGNTVIDALYMVVNKIKNNKQLDKELENILQQSGYDVNRLCGGKKLVLITGHRRENFGDSFISMCMAIKALTLKYPNVDFVYPMHLNPNVRKPIHEVFGEDLTTLHNMFFIEPLEYLSFVYLMEKSTIVLTDSGGIQEEAPGLGKPVLVMRDTTERPEALEAGTVKLVGTDYCKIINQVSNLLDDEVYYDKMSGAVNPYGDGFACDRITHFVMNYVF; this comes from the coding sequence ATGAAGAAAGTTATGTTGGTTTTCGGGACTCGTCCTGAAGCTATAAAGATGGCTCCTTTGGTAAAAGAATTTCAGAAATATCCGGAAGAGTTCCAAACTATAGTGTGCGTTACCGGTCAGCATCGTGAAATGCTTGATCAAGTACTGCGCATTTTTGATATAGTTCCTGATTACGATTTGGATATTATGAAGCAGGGACAAGATTTGTATGATGTAACAGCTCGTGTCTTGACAGGTATGAGGGAAGTACTGCAAGAATCCCAGCCTGATTTAGTTTTAGTGCATGGTGATACAACTACTTCTACCGCCGCAGCTTTAGCTGCTTTTTATCAACAAATTCCGGTGGGGCATATTGAAGCGGGACTTCGTACACATAATATTTATAGTCCATGGCCTGAAGAAATGAACCGTCAGATAACTGGGCGTATTGCTACTTATCATTTTTCTCCCACACTTTTGAGCAGACAGAACTTGCTGAAAGAAGGTATCCATAATTCTTTTATAACAGTGACAGGTAATACTGTAATCGATGCACTTTATATGGTAGTGAATAAGATAAAGAACAACAAGCAACTGGATAAAGAATTGGAGAATATTCTACAACAATCGGGCTATGATGTGAATCGTTTATGTGGTGGAAAGAAACTTGTACTGATAACTGGTCATCGCCGAGAAAACTTTGGTGATAGTTTTATATCAATGTGTATGGCCATCAAAGCACTGACATTAAAATATCCTAATGTTGATTTTGTTTATCCAATGCATTTGAATCCTAATGTTCGTAAACCGATTCATGAGGTTTTTGGTGAAGACTTAACTACTTTGCATAATATGTTTTTTATAGAACCTTTGGAGTATCTTTCTTTTGTTTACTTGATGGAAAAATCAACCATTGTATTGACTGATAGTGGAGGTATTCAAGAGGAAGCTCCGGGGTTAGGGAAACCTGTGTTGGTAATGCGAGATACTACTGAACGACCAGAAGCTTTGGAGGCCGGAACTGTGAAGCTAGTAGGTACTGATTATTGTAAGATTATAAATCAAGTATCTAATTTATTGGACGATGAAGTATACTATGATAAAATGAGTGGAGCTGTCAATCCTTATGGAGATGGATTTGCATGTGATAGGATAACTCACTTTGTTATGAATTATGTATTTTAA
- the wecC gene encoding UDP-N-acetyl-D-mannosamine dehydrogenase: MKACFMGLGYIGLPTAIIAAKHGIQITGVDINPKVVEMTNQGKLHIIEPGMQELLQEVISSGQLKASITPEVSDAYFMVVPTPFKGDHEPDISYVEAATRTVIPFLKEGDLYVIESTSPVGTTDKMANLIFELRPELKDKIYIAYCPERVLPGNVIHELVHNDRVIGGMNEASTDKAIEFYSQFVQGTLHRTNCKTAEMCKLTENSSRDVQIAFANELSLICDKAGINVWELINLANKHPRVNILQPGCGVGGHCIAVDPYFITADFPMESKIISTAREINNYKAFWCAEKVQNAMLKFELEHHCKPVIAMMGLAFKPDIDDLREAPAKYITTKVMQSCNNANIYIVEPNVQEHNVFKLTDYKEAYERADIVVFLVAHSVFKSLPYNDRKVILDFCGIYKK, from the coding sequence ATGAAAGCTTGTTTTATGGGTTTAGGCTATATCGGCTTGCCCACAGCTATTATTGCCGCTAAACACGGTATTCAAATAACCGGTGTTGACATTAATCCTAAAGTGGTTGAAATGACTAACCAAGGTAAATTACATATCATTGAACCCGGTATGCAAGAATTACTACAAGAGGTAATTTCGTCCGGTCAATTGAAGGCTTCAATCACTCCGGAAGTTAGTGATGCTTATTTTATGGTTGTGCCAACTCCTTTTAAGGGTGATCATGAACCGGATATTTCTTATGTAGAAGCAGCTACTCGTACTGTTATCCCTTTCTTAAAAGAAGGAGATTTATATGTAATTGAGTCAACTTCTCCAGTGGGTACTACTGATAAAATGGCTAATCTGATTTTTGAATTACGCCCGGAGTTGAAAGATAAAATTTATATTGCTTATTGTCCGGAACGTGTGCTGCCAGGGAATGTAATTCATGAATTAGTTCATAATGATCGTGTTATTGGCGGTATGAATGAGGCATCCACTGATAAAGCGATTGAATTCTATAGCCAGTTTGTACAAGGTACACTTCATCGCACAAATTGTAAAACGGCAGAAATGTGTAAATTAACAGAAAACTCTTCTCGTGATGTACAAATCGCTTTTGCTAATGAACTTTCATTGATATGTGATAAGGCTGGCATAAATGTTTGGGAGTTGATAAACTTGGCAAATAAACATCCTCGTGTCAACATACTCCAGCCTGGTTGTGGTGTCGGTGGGCATTGCATTGCGGTAGATCCTTATTTCATTACTGCAGATTTTCCTATGGAGTCTAAGATTATTTCTACAGCTCGTGAGATCAATAACTATAAGGCTTTTTGGTGTGCCGAGAAAGTGCAAAATGCGATGTTGAAGTTTGAGTTGGAACATCATTGTAAACCGGTTATTGCTATGATGGGATTGGCCTTTAAACCGGATATTGATGATTTGCGCGAGGCTCCTGCAAAATATATTACAACTAAGGTGATGCAAAGCTGTAATAATGCCAATATTTATATAGTAGAACCTAATGTGCAGGAACACAACGTATTTAAACTTACAGACTATAAAGAAGCCTATGAGAGGGCTGATATAGTCGTTTTTCTGGTTGCCCATTCTGTATTTAAATCCCTGCCATATAATGACAGGAAAGTAATTCTTGACTTTTGCGGAATTTATAAGAAATAA
- a CDS encoding UpxZ family transcription anti-terminator antagonist gives MSLSEETLSLQRAAHDLMYLGMDGSPVYSDDLSRRNGEVYRMTTALYNSGFKGSTVEEQANVCLALLMGYNASFIDHGEKQEHIQEILNRCWDILEVLPVSLLKLRLLTACYGEVYDEPLADDARKIIAGWDEKILIAEQQEAIEEFQNVVDNPYPWEYVDE, from the coding sequence ATGTCTCTTTCTGAAGAAACTCTTTCCCTTCAGCGTGCCGCGCACGACCTGATGTATTTGGGTATGGACGGCAGTCCCGTCTACAGCGATGATCTTTCCCGTCGTAACGGTGAGGTTTACCGTATGACCACAGCTTTGTATAATTCTGGCTTCAAAGGTTCCACTGTTGAAGAACAGGCTAATGTCTGCCTTGCTCTTCTGATGGGCTACAATGCTTCGTTTATTGATCATGGTGAAAAGCAGGAACATATTCAGGAGATTTTGAATCGCTGTTGGGATATTCTTGAAGTTCTTCCCGTATCATTATTGAAACTTCGTTTGCTTACTGCTTGCTATGGTGAAGTTTATGATGAGCCTTTGGCTGATGATGCACGTAAAATTATTGCTGGTTGGGATGAAAAGATACTTATTGCTGAACAACAAGAAGCTATTGAAGAATTTCAGAATGTGGTGGATAATCCTTATCCGTGGGAATATGTAGATGAGTAG
- a CDS encoding UpxY family transcription antiterminator, translated as METEKETELWYAMRATYRREPDAVRLLGKENMDCFVPMQYKVTVKKGKKVRILVPVIHNLIFVHACPSALKRVKSKVTYLQYITDTRSGEKIIIPDNEMRRFIAVAGTYSDQLLYFQPEEVNLSKGTKVRITGGDFEGQEGIFLKVKGARDRRVVIEIQGVIAVAMATIHPELIEVIK; from the coding sequence ATGGAAACAGAGAAAGAGACCGAATTATGGTATGCCATGCGTGCCACCTACCGCAGAGAGCCGGATGCTGTACGCTTACTTGGCAAGGAGAATATGGATTGTTTCGTCCCCATGCAGTATAAGGTGACGGTTAAGAAAGGTAAGAAGGTCCGTATTCTGGTTCCTGTGATACACAATCTGATATTTGTTCATGCCTGTCCTTCTGCTCTGAAACGTGTCAAGTCTAAAGTTACTTATTTACAATATATCACCGATACCCGCAGTGGTGAGAAAATCATCATCCCGGATAATGAGATGCGTCGTTTCATAGCAGTGGCGGGGACTTACAGCGACCAGCTTCTGTACTTCCAGCCCGAAGAGGTAAACTTATCCAAAGGAACAAAAGTCCGTATCACAGGTGGTGACTTCGAGGGTCAGGAAGGTATCTTCCTGAAAGTGAAGGGAGCACGTGACCGTCGTGTTGTCATTGAGATTCAGGGTGTGATTGCCGTTGCCATGGCTACTATCCATCCTGAACTGATAGAAGTAATCAAATAA
- a CDS encoding glycoside hydrolase family 25 protein yields the protein MPPKTNTASRRKPVSRRASSSRKKKQATSRTMPVWLRNLLAFGIVAVFSVGFYWFFIRPYAYRWKPCYGLKGYGVCMPCSYEVHGIDISHYQGVIDWNKLLRNKETKFPIHFIFMKATEGGDHGDETFTENFGQARKYGFIRGAYHYFLPKTDAHKQADFFINTVQLTKGDLPPVLDVETTGKKSPQELKAAVKTWLDRVEAHYGVKPILYTSYKFKKRYLNDSIFDSYPYWIAHYYVDSVKYEGKWHFWQHTDVGNVPGIEEEVDLNVFNGTLEELLGMTLR from the coding sequence ATGCCTCCCAAAACTAATACCGCTTCCCGTCGTAAGCCTGTCTCACGTCGTGCTTCTTCTTCCCGAAAAAAGAAACAGGCAACGTCTCGCACCATGCCTGTATGGTTGCGCAATCTGTTGGCATTTGGCATTGTTGCGGTATTTTCTGTTGGATTTTATTGGTTTTTTATTCGTCCTTACGCCTATCGTTGGAAGCCTTGCTACGGATTGAAAGGCTATGGGGTATGTATGCCTTGCAGTTACGAAGTGCATGGCATTGATATTTCCCATTATCAGGGTGTTATAGATTGGAATAAGCTCCTTCGTAATAAGGAGACAAAGTTTCCTATACACTTTATCTTTATGAAAGCTACCGAGGGCGGTGATCATGGGGATGAAACTTTTACCGAAAATTTCGGCCAGGCACGAAAATACGGCTTTATCCGGGGCGCTTATCATTACTTTCTGCCTAAGACAGACGCACATAAACAGGCCGATTTCTTTATTAACACTGTGCAATTGACGAAGGGAGATCTTCCGCCCGTTCTTGATGTGGAAACTACGGGAAAGAAATCACCGCAGGAACTGAAGGCCGCTGTTAAAACGTGGCTCGACAGAGTGGAGGCACATTATGGCGTAAAGCCGATTCTTTACACTTCCTATAAATTCAAGAAGCGTTATTTAAACGATTCTATTTTCGATTCTTATCCTTATTGGATAGCCCATTATTACGTTGATTCCGTAAAGTATGAAGGTAAATGGCACTTTTGGCAACATACCGATGTGGGCAATGTTCCGGGCATTGAAGAAGAAGTCGATCTGAATGTCTTTAATGGTACATTGGAGGAATTGCTTGGCATGACTTTGCGGTAG
- a CDS encoding diphosphate--fructose-6-phosphate 1-phosphotransferase, with the protein MTKSALQIARAAYQPKLPKALRGTVKAVAGAATQSVADQEDIKKLFPNTYGMPLIKFEATDEAVNFPAMNVGVILSGGQAPGGHNVISGIFDGIKKLNKDSKLYGFILGPGGLVDHNYMELTADIIDEYRNTGGFDIIGSGRTKLEKEDQFEKGLEILKELNIKALVIIGGDDSNTNACVLAEYYAAKNCGVQVIGCPKTIDGDLKNEMIETSFGFDTACKTYSEVIGNIQRDCNSARKYWHFIKLMGRSASHIALECALQVQPNICIVSEEVEAKNMSLDDVVTYIAQAVANRAAKGHNFGTVLIPEGLVEFIPAMKRLIAELNDFLAANAEEFSHIKKSHQRDYIISKLSPENAAIYASLPEGVARQLTLDRDPHGNVQVSLIETEKLLSEMVATKLAQWKEEGKFVGKFAAQHHFFGYEGRCAAPSNFDADYCYSLGYAASALIANGKTGYMSSVRNTTAPAEEWIAGGVPITMMMNMERRHGEMKPVIQKALVKLDGAPFKSFAAQRDRWAIETDYVYPGPIQYFGPTEVCDQPTKTLQLEQSK; encoded by the coding sequence ATGACTAAAAGTGCATTACAAATTGCAAGGGCTGCTTATCAGCCCAAACTTCCGAAAGCGCTGAGAGGTACTGTAAAAGCAGTGGCCGGTGCAGCTACTCAGTCGGTAGCCGATCAGGAAGATATCAAGAAACTGTTCCCCAATACCTATGGAATGCCTTTGATTAAGTTCGAAGCTACTGATGAGGCTGTTAATTTCCCTGCTATGAACGTGGGTGTTATCCTCTCCGGTGGTCAGGCTCCCGGTGGACACAATGTAATTTCCGGTATCTTCGACGGTATTAAGAAGTTGAATAAAGACAGCAAACTGTACGGTTTCATTCTGGGTCCCGGCGGCTTGGTAGATCATAATTACATGGAGCTGACTGCTGATATCATTGACGAATACCGCAATACGGGTGGTTTCGACATTATCGGTTCAGGCCGTACTAAGCTGGAAAAAGAAGACCAGTTTGAAAAAGGTCTGGAAATTCTGAAAGAACTGAACATCAAGGCGCTGGTTATTATTGGTGGTGACGATTCTAATACAAATGCCTGCGTGTTGGCCGAGTACTATGCTGCCAAGAATTGCGGTGTGCAGGTTATCGGTTGTCCGAAAACTATCGACGGTGACTTGAAGAACGAAATGATCGAGACCTCTTTCGGATTTGATACAGCTTGTAAGACCTATTCTGAAGTAATCGGTAACATCCAGCGTGACTGTAACTCGGCACGTAAGTACTGGCACTTCATCAAACTGATGGGCCGTTCTGCTTCTCATATTGCTTTGGAATGTGCTTTGCAGGTACAGCCTAATATCTGTATTGTTTCTGAGGAAGTTGAAGCAAAGAATATGTCTTTGGATGATGTAGTGACTTATATCGCTCAGGCCGTTGCCAATCGTGCTGCAAAGGGACATAACTTCGGCACCGTTCTTATTCCCGAAGGTCTGGTAGAGTTCATTCCTGCCATGAAGCGTCTGATTGCGGAACTGAACGACTTCTTGGCTGCTAATGCGGAAGAATTCTCTCATATCAAGAAATCACATCAGCGTGATTATATCATCAGCAAGCTTTCTCCGGAAAATGCGGCAATCTATGCCAGTCTTCCTGAAGGCGTTGCACGCCAGTTGACACTGGATCGCGACCCGCATGGAAATGTACAGGTATCTCTTATCGAAACAGAAAAGCTTCTGTCCGAAATGGTTGCTACTAAGTTGGCTCAGTGGAAGGAAGAAGGTAAGTTTGTAGGTAAGTTTGCTGCACAGCATCACTTCTTCGGTTATGAAGGACGTTGCGCTGCTCCGTCTAACTTCGATGCAGACTATTGTTATTCTTTAGGTTATGCTGCTTCTGCACTGATTGCTAACGGCAAGACCGGTTATATGTCATCCGTACGCAACACTACTGCTCCTGCTGAAGAATGGATTGCAGGCGGTGTGCCCATCACAATGATGATGAACATGGAACGTCGTCATGGCGAAATGAAGCCGGTAATCCAGAAAGCTTTGGTGAAGCTGGATGGTGCTCCTTTCAAGTCATTCGCCGCTCAGCGCGACCGTTGGGCTATAGAAACAGACTACGTTTATCCGGGGCCTATCCAGTACTTCGGTCCTACGGAAGTTTGTGACCAGCCTACTAAGACTTTGCAACTGGAACAAAGTAAATAA
- a CDS encoding DNA methyltransferase, which translates to MPSFTYTPIVAKAHTPPYKIHKYFARRPHNVFNQLIENFTSPGEIILDPFCGGGVTIYEGVTQDRRVIGCDLNPLSTFIVRNMIKKSEDIEVLEKCFRELRCYLETLVKDYMFFELDNQRYDISWAEMALTIRCPKCGRPSPLANDLKIKNGKYRCSNKYCELNSEGEIDITSCERLEPQYIFLINAANRTRITKHFEEDDMVRFKSHIKFLKKEIIGHHINIPRDLIPMDWDRQFEDGLAKKGILYFQDFFTKRNLMILLLLKNRINSLEEKLGTEKYELVRIVFSNILKDCNIMSFTNAAWQGGSPTTWSKHAYWIPNQFCEVSIIPAFDKSVAKVLASIKHNNGINYIPVRTNSIKDLLENRANVLLYNAPIGHTDVPESSVDAIITDPPYGSNVQYLELSHFWYPWNQDLYERYPIFELEAVANRKKGFNGAKSQYDYENNLYEVFKNAYRVLKPMRYLSLTFNNKDICSWLALLFSILKSGFTFDRMYFQDGVKNYRQTAHTKAKGSPYGDFIYTFKKVDSIPVKVYTTEEDFIYDIDNIFLKDISCSDENRNEMILQMFVDAIPLIDAFAKTYLRTKGIHHLYSHFNKKYLSKLYDTDNANK; encoded by the coding sequence ATGCCATCATTCACATATACTCCAATAGTTGCAAAGGCGCATACACCACCGTACAAAATTCACAAGTATTTTGCTCGTCGCCCTCACAACGTATTTAACCAGCTTATTGAAAATTTCACTTCCCCGGGTGAGATTATTCTCGACCCTTTTTGTGGTGGAGGTGTCACTATATATGAAGGTGTGACTCAAGACAGGCGCGTCATCGGATGCGATTTGAACCCTCTATCCACGTTTATTGTAAGAAACATGATCAAGAAGTCTGAAGATATAGAAGTTCTTGAAAAGTGTTTTAGAGAGTTGCGTTGCTACCTTGAAACTTTGGTAAAGGACTATATGTTCTTTGAACTGGACAATCAGAGATATGATATATCTTGGGCTGAAATGGCCCTGACAATCAGATGTCCAAAGTGTGGCAGGCCTTCTCCACTTGCCAATGACCTGAAAATAAAGAATGGTAAATACCGGTGTTCAAATAAATATTGTGAACTAAACAGCGAGGGGGAAATTGATATCACATCTTGTGAAAGATTGGAACCTCAGTATATATTTCTGATTAATGCAGCCAATAGAACTCGAATCACGAAGCATTTCGAGGAGGACGACATGGTGCGTTTTAAGTCGCATATCAAATTTCTGAAAAAAGAAATCATTGGTCATCATATCAATATACCGCGCGACCTTATACCTATGGACTGGGACCGTCAGTTTGAAGACGGCCTTGCAAAAAAAGGGATTTTGTATTTTCAGGATTTCTTTACTAAAAGGAACCTGATGATTTTGTTGCTCCTCAAAAATAGAATAAATTCGTTGGAGGAAAAACTTGGAACTGAAAAATACGAACTTGTCAGAATTGTTTTCAGCAATATCCTGAAAGACTGCAATATAATGTCATTTACAAATGCGGCATGGCAAGGAGGATCCCCAACGACATGGAGCAAGCATGCTTATTGGATTCCAAATCAATTCTGCGAAGTTTCAATTATTCCAGCATTTGACAAATCTGTTGCCAAAGTCTTGGCTTCTATTAAGCATAACAACGGCATAAATTATATACCGGTAAGAACAAATTCCATTAAAGATCTATTGGAAAACAGAGCTAATGTTCTGCTTTATAACGCCCCTATCGGCCATACGGATGTACCAGAGAGCAGCGTGGATGCCATAATCACAGACCCTCCTTATGGCAGCAATGTGCAATATTTAGAGTTGTCTCATTTCTGGTATCCCTGGAACCAAGACCTTTATGAGCGTTATCCAATCTTTGAACTTGAAGCGGTTGCTAATAGAAAAAAAGGATTTAACGGAGCCAAGAGCCAATATGATTATGAGAACAATCTATATGAAGTGTTTAAGAATGCATATAGGGTTCTCAAACCTATGAGGTATTTGTCTTTGACATTTAACAACAAAGACATATGCTCATGGCTGGCACTGCTATTTTCAATCCTAAAATCCGGATTTACATTTGACAGGATGTATTTTCAGGATGGAGTTAAAAATTACCGCCAAACAGCGCACACAAAAGCAAAAGGCTCCCCTTATGGGGATTTTATCTATACTTTCAAAAAGGTTGATAGCATTCCTGTGAAAGTGTATACAACGGAGGAAGATTTTATTTATGACATTGATAATATCTTTCTAAAGGACATCAGTTGCAGTGATGAGAATAGAAATGAAATGATATTGCAGATGTTTGTGGATGCAATACCGTTAATAGACGCCTTTGCAAAAACATATCTCAGAACAAAGGGTATTCATCATTTATACTCCCATTTCAATAAAAAATATTTATCAAAGCTTTACGATACAGATAATGCGAACAAGTGA